The proteins below are encoded in one region of Alistipes communis:
- the tsaD gene encoding tRNA (adenosine(37)-N6)-threonylcarbamoyltransferase complex transferase subunit TsaD has protein sequence MDITILGIESSCDDTSAAVIRNTTLLSNVIASQAVHMKYGGVIPELASRAHQQNIVPVVDTALKEAGVAPDELDAIAFTRGPGLLGSLLVGVSFAKGLALAHDIPMVEVNHLQGHILSHFLDLPDRTLPHPDFPFLCLLVSGGHTQIVRVDSPLEMEIVGTTIDDAAGEAFDKCAKVMGLGYPGGPVIDRLAREGDPEAFRFAHPHVDGFDFSFSGLKTSFLYTLRDAVADDPDFIDRHKADLCASLQHTIVEILLKQLVRAAKEYDIRDIAVAGGVSANSGLRNGVVEEGRRRGWRTFVPEFRFTTDNAAMIAVAGYYHYLHGDFSSLDVSPVARIEELM, from the coding sequence ATGGATATAACCATCCTCGGCATCGAGTCTTCGTGCGACGATACGTCGGCGGCCGTCATCCGCAACACGACGCTGCTGTCGAACGTCATCGCTTCGCAGGCCGTGCACATGAAATACGGCGGCGTGATTCCCGAACTGGCCTCGCGCGCCCACCAGCAGAACATCGTCCCCGTGGTCGACACGGCCCTCAAAGAGGCCGGCGTCGCACCCGACGAGCTGGACGCCATCGCCTTCACGCGCGGGCCGGGACTGCTCGGTTCGCTGCTCGTGGGCGTGTCGTTCGCCAAAGGGCTCGCCCTGGCGCACGACATCCCGATGGTCGAGGTGAACCACTTGCAGGGACATATCCTCTCGCATTTCCTCGACCTGCCCGACCGGACGCTGCCCCACCCCGACTTCCCGTTCCTCTGCCTGCTCGTCAGCGGCGGACATACGCAGATCGTGCGGGTGGACTCGCCGCTGGAGATGGAGATCGTCGGCACGACGATCGACGACGCCGCAGGAGAAGCGTTCGACAAGTGTGCCAAAGTGATGGGACTCGGTTATCCGGGCGGGCCGGTGATCGACCGGCTGGCCAGGGAGGGCGACCCCGAAGCCTTCCGCTTCGCGCACCCCCACGTCGACGGATTCGATTTCTCGTTTTCGGGACTGAAAACGTCGTTTCTCTATACGCTGCGCGACGCCGTGGCCGACGACCCCGATTTCATCGACCGTCACAAGGCCGACCTCTGCGCCTCGCTGCAACATACGATCGTCGAGATACTGCTCAAACAGCTCGTCCGCGCGGCCAAGGAGTACGACATCCGCGACATCGCCGTCGCCGGCGGCGTCTCGGCCAATTCGGGCCTGCGCAACGGCGTAGTCGAAGAGGGCCGCCGACGGGGCTGGCGCACCTTCGTGCCGGAGTTCCGCTTCACGACCGACAACGCCGCGATGATCGCCGTGGCGGGTTATTACCACTACCTCCACGGCGACTTCTCCTCGCTCGACGTGTCGCCCGTGGCGCGCATCGAGGAGCTGATGTGA